A stretch of Geotrypetes seraphini chromosome 2, aGeoSer1.1, whole genome shotgun sequence DNA encodes these proteins:
- the LOC117354739 gene encoding gastrula zinc finger protein XlCGF57.1-like, giving the protein MKDYLLVLTVVDSLCWKGNHRMKKKILRGMKSFSCTKCGKSFTTKQHLKLHLRIHTGMKPFTCSECGKSFSQKGSLTRHQNIHTGMKSFTCTECGKSFYDKQTLTSHQRIHTGEKQFTCTECGKGFRSKSNLKIHLRIHTGKKPFTCTECGKSFRSKAHLKSHLTVHTGMKSFTCTDCGKSVWDKQTLTAHQRIHTGEKPFTCTECGKSFRSKAYLKTHLTIHTGVKSFSCAECGKSFSRKRSLTSHQNIHTGMKPFTCTECGKSFCDKQKLTAHQRIHTGEKPFKCTECGKSFCDKRTLIAHQRVHTGEKPFTCIECGKSFCDKQTFTVHQRIHTGEKPFTCTVCGKSFRCKAHLKSHLTNHTGMKPFTCTECGKSFCDKRTLTAHHRIHTGVNPFTCTECGKSFHDKTILTGHQRIHTEVKRCSCTECGKSFSRKANLKIHLRIHTGMKPFTCTECGKSFRCKAHLKRHLTIHTGVKPCTCTECGKSFRDKATLTRHKRIHTRVKPFTCTE; this is encoded by the coding sequence atgaaagattatttaCTTGTGCTGACCGTGGTAGATTCACTTTGCTGGAAAGGAAACCACAGAATGAAGAAGAAAATCCTCAGAGGAATGAAGTCATTTTCATGTActaagtgtggtaaaagcttcacaaCCAAGCAACATCTCAAACTTCACCTGAGAATCCATACAGGAATGAAGCCATTTACATGCTCTGAGTGTGGCAAAAGCTTTAGTCAGAAGGGAAGCCTGACAAGACACCAGAATATCCACACTGGAATGAaatcatttacatgtactgagtgtggtaaaagcttttatGATAAGCAAACACTCACATcacaccagagaattcacactggagagaaacaatttacatgtactgagtgtggtaaaggCTTCAGAAGCAAGTCAAATCTCAAAATTCATCTGAGAATCCATACAGGaaagaaaccatttacatgtactgagtgtggtaaaagcttcagaaGCAAGGCACATCTAAAAAGTCACCTGACAGTCCACACTGGAATGAaatcatttacatgtactgactGTGGTAAAAGTGTTTGGGATAAGCAAACACTCACAgcacaccagagaattcacactggagagaaaccatttacatgtactgagtgtggtaaaagcttcagaaGCAAGGCATATCTCAAAACTCATCTGACAATCCACACAGGAGTAAAATCATTTTCATGCGCTGagtgtgggaaaagctttagtcGGAAGAGAAGCCTGACAAGTCACCAGAATATCCACACTGGgatgaaaccatttacatgtactgagtgtggtaaaagcttttgtGATAAGCAAAAACTCACAgcacaccagagaattcacactggagagaaaccatttaaatgtactgagtgtggtaaaagcttttgtGATAAGCGAACACTCATAGCACACCAGAGAGTtcacactggagagaaaccatttacatgtattgagtgtggtaaaagcttttgtgataagcaaacattcacagtacaccagagaattcacactggagagaaaccatttacatgtactgtgtgtggtaaaagcttcagatGCAAGGCACATCTTAAAAGTCACCTGACAAACCACACTGGaatgaaaccatttacatgtactgagtgtggtaaaagcttttgtGATAAGCGAACACTCACAGCACACCACAGAATTCACACTGGAGTGaatccatttacatgtactgagtgtggtaaaagctttcatGATAAGACAATACTCACAGgacaccagagaattcacactgAAGTTAAACGATGTTCATGtactgaatgtggtaaaagcttcagtaGAAAGGCAAATCTCAAAATTCACCTGAGAATCCATACAGGAatgaagccatttacatgtactgagtgtggtaaaagcttcagatGCAAGGCACATCTAAAACGTCACCTGACAATCCACACAGGAGTGAAACCAtgtacatgtactgagtgtggtaaaagtttTCGTGATAAGGCAACACTGACAAGACATAAGAGAATTCACACTAgagtgaaaccatttacatgtactgagtga